A genomic stretch from Capillibacterium thermochitinicola includes:
- a CDS encoding transposase, producing MAQYQITVDQELLHRLFLGNNKDSGVSALLESILNQILQAQATEQLQAEPYERTDK from the coding sequence ATGGCCCAATACCAGATTACCGTAGATCAAGAACTTTTGCACCGTCTATTTTTAGGCAATAACAAGGATTCCGGTGTGTCAGCGTTATTGGAATCGATATTGAACCAGATTTTGCAGGCGCAAGCCACCGAACAGCTTCAAGCCGAACCATACGAACGCACTGATAAA